TTATTAGATTTATTTCTCTGTCCATTTAGAGAAGGTTTGCAAACATTGTCTTTGTTGCCATGTTGTCTTGGTAGACTGTCCACGATGTCTGGCTATTGGAGGTTTGGTTATCCACATCAATTTCGGTGGCCGATTCAGGTCCATAATAAGGAATGACTATCCTGGCATTCTTCAATACTTTCACTGAATACTTGTTCCAATTAGGTGCCTTCgtttgataatttatttttgCAGGAAACTTCAACATTCATAATCACAGTGCATTTAAAACAATTTCAGATTAGATGGATCACCATATTTGGTTAACCTTATGCAGCATTTGACTTTCTTAGGAAGCAAAGTAgtcttcttttcacttttttaaacATTTGACATAGACAAGGTTTGGACTCATTCTCCTTTCAATTCATGATACGCTTAGAGGGACTAATAGATACTTTGAATTCTGATTCTTGTTTTCAAGGAACGCAAATAGCATGAGAGGGACAGGCTCTTTTCTTTCTGTGTTCGTCcttctttttaataaataatcctctatttttcttctttctttttgtcctttGTTCCTATTCTACCGGAAGTATTGCCCTAAGTTGTATAGTTATTAATCAATAGGAAGAGCGTTTTTCCTCGTTGAGACTGAAAATGTTGCTGTCCTTAGTCTTTATGGTAGTTTTCTTTGATTGGTATGTCATCTATTGTTCTGCCTTTGCTGGTTAGCATTCTAACTGCTACCATGTCATTTCGAGTGTAGTCAGATGCCAATACTCGGTTGAAAGCCCTGGAGATGGGAAAATGCTCAGCTTGCTGCATATCGCCATTTGTGTTGGTTGTGAGGAAAGCAACTTGATCATCTGGTCGCTCCCTCATTATTCAATTCTTCGTTGACCTTTTTTACAATAGATTTACCgtcttttttctggtttttaataaatttaagcaGGTTCTATTTGATCAAGGCAATAAAGAGGAGTGGCTGCTGACTTTCTCGCGAGAGAAACGATTTAAGCTCTGAGCTTCATAACATTATCTTTAGGTGAAAAATGAGAGGTTGACGTATTGAATTAACTCGATGGAGAAGAGGAATATCTTTGCGGGTAATTGACCCCCTTGCTCTGGTTTCTCTACGATTATCTATTTCGAGTAGAATCTTATGAACAGAAATTTTTGATTGTGCATGCAGGCCGTTGGTAAGTCTGCGGAAGCAACTTTTTTGTCAAGCACTAAGATTCTGTCCTGGGATTTGTGCGAACAAGAGGTCTTGAACCACGAAGCAAGCAAATCGAAGGACATTCTAgccttcaacatttttttttccctcgtTGTCCTTCTTGCCCCTTTTGCATAATTTCTCGTGCATATAGGAGCATAAAGGGTTCAGATTCCTACAACCCGAATACATGGGTAACTACATTTGGCCAAGTTGGGACAGcaaaataaaaaccaaagtTCTCCAATTTGTCCTAAGTTAGGACTCCTAACCGTCGCCTGTTGGAGAGGTACTTCCATCTTTTTCCATTTGCCGCCAGTAATTTGAATTCTTACTTTTCGTTTTTTGGGTAATAATAGAATAAGTGAAGTCTAAATAATCAGTCTTAAAAACCCCGAACCATCTTTTAGCATGGCTAATGATGTTATTTAGGCCGACTGCAAGATTTTGTCTCAAGATGCCTCCGGGGTTACTTACTTTAAGGTGCCCCCTGTGAGATTCAGTGCCCTATATAAAATCAGACTACTATTCCATAATGCGAAGCAGGGTATAGGTTGAATTCTTGATCAAGTTGGTTTTTAACGTGCATTCTTGTTATTCTTGAATCTTCTGAATCACTGGGTATCATGTTGCGATAGCgataaaatttggtttttggatctGCAATAGAACCTTTGTCATATTTGTTACGCGTCAGGGCACACAACTACTCTAATGAAAAAGGAAGGTAACGTCCATGAGCAAGTTATTCCGCGTCATACTTCCTGGCTTCTTATCCCGTCTGATTCGTTGAGCTCACGGTTTCAGCAATTGAAGTGGGGCACGCGCGCATGCACTGAACTTGGTTGTCCTATTACTAGATTCCCATCTTATTGCCAGGGCCCATAAGTGCATACTGCATACGCGAGGTGAGAATATTACATGAAAGgcctttcatttttcaagtttttcacaCATAGCCTTTCCCAATGAAGTTCTCATGCATGCACATGGCTAAGAAAGTTTCTTCATGGCTTTGTCGCTCTTTTAGCATAAAAATCTTCCAGGTAATTTGTTTTACTGGTTAAGAAAGGCCCTCCGTAACTAGGATCTTACTGCTAGGCGGGCACATAATACTGGGGTTGTAAGCCAATGCATTTAATCTATGGATGGAAAACCACTGTAGCCTAAGCTCCACCCAACTCTCGAAGTTGGCTTAGCTTTCTGCTTTTCATCCAAGTGGTATGGTGGCTGCATCTAGAGATCACTCCACTCCACTGGATTCGTGGCCTTACCATGTCGATTACGCAACGCAAGTCCCCTTAACACGCAGATGAGTCTCGCCCAAGTTACTCGATCCAACTCTTCACTCGAAGGACAGGTCGGAACGTAGTCGCATGAAGATTTAAGCCGCGAAGGTCAAGCACAGCTCCACTTACAGAAAATCTCATTTTGCTCCCGTGGAGTACAAATTACGTGCAAGAAAAAACCTCCTGACTGACTGGAGGCCGTTTTTTCGAAACTCTCAACCCTCATATTTCGAGAAATCAATAAATTGGTAGGGATCAACATGCCAAAGCACATGTCAcgtagaaaatgaaaagggaaataTTGGATAGCAAATTCTTCAAAAGTCTTTATGATAGATCCATCAAATAGGTTCTGATATGGTTGAGATGATTGATGCCTAACTGTTGAAGGAGCGCAACCTTCAAGCACGACGTGGACAGGAAAGGAGCGAGAGAGGAAAGACTTTATACCTAAATTGACGTAAAGACATGAAACATGATTCTGATTCGTTGGGAGACTTCAGTCATTTTAGGAAAAACTGTTGGACCACCTCCAATTGGGACGACGCCCTTCCTCGTCCTTCCCCGTTTTTTATGAAGAGGCGTTGAGTGCTCGAGCCGACTCCCTTccagatttcatttttctttgtatgGGTCCCCATTCCTTCCACTTGGAGTATCTGACCATTTCATCGGTCTATAAAATGATCTTCTCCCATTCCATACTATGACTATACTAATTGattggaggagagagagagagccaccATGGCCATGGAGTCGAGCCAGGAAGCGAAGTTGTTCGAGAAAGAAgctgaggaagaagagaagcatGAAGAGGAAATAGAGAGGACGGAAGTGAAGGTTTTGATCGCTCTTGATGAGAGCGAGGGCAGCTTGCATGCACTGAATTGGGCTCTAGACCACCTATTTGGGAACGCAGGCAGCCGAGACCTGCGGAGCCTGACcattcttcatgtcattcaaccCTTCCCTCAGTATTTCTGCCCTGGAGGACCAGGTGAGGAAACCACGAAGTTCATAACCATTAATTCCGCCGGATCCCGTGGTTTCCTTTCAAGTCCTTTCGTTTCTTTGCATGTTCAATGCCTTTCCTGGTTGCTGGTGTAGTGGGTATTTTGTGTTCTTATCTGATCAACTTTAGTTCTTGGTTGTTGTGACGGCGTACAGGTGTTTACGTGACGCCTATGGTCGTTGACTCGGTGATAAAGAGCCAGGAGCAGCACAGTGCAGCACTTTTGAGACGAACCTCGACGATGTGCAGTGAGAAACATGTAAACTTCCCTTTTCAGCTTCTGTTTAACTTGTAATTAAGCTTCAGTTTGGATTTGGCGTTTCGGCGCATTGCACACGTAGATAATCGTTCGTTTCAACTCCGATGGTGGTGAGGATGAAGATAACCGTGTCTAGAAATATCGACTGATTGAATTGCGTGGTCGTACATGAGAGCAGGATTTAATCTGGTGGATTTCTTTCTCAATAGGTGAGAGCAGAAAcattgaaaaaggaaggagAGCCAAAGGAAGCGATATGTCAAGTGGTAGAGCAGATTCATGCTGATCTCGTCGTCATAGGAAGCCGTGGCCTTGGCACCATCAAGAGGTAGTTTTCTTCACATGCCAAAGTTGGGATCCAGGTGGCCAGCCTTCACGGCTGGCTCTTGTTGGGTCGAGTCTGAGGACACACAGAATCCTTGAGTTCATTCAGACTCGAACCTTGCCTACCAGTCCAGGCCTCATGAGTTGAATGTAAGGGCACTTGGCTAATTGGGTCTTGGATCCCCACTCGGCATCCAGCACCATATTACAGAGACCGTATATAAGCTCAAGAAGCCATCACTTGGAAACAAAACTTTACTCCTTAATTTGCTAAACTGTAACTCAGCCAGATTTTCTACTTGCTGATGTGCAGGGCTGTTCTTGGTAGTGTTAGTGACTACGTGGCGCATCACGCGAAATGCCCGGTTCTGATTGTGAAGCCTCCTAAATGAAAAGGAATTTCTCTTGGCCGGGAAAAGCATCCGTCTTCCAAATATGCGGAGATCTAATAAGCATTTGCATGTGTTGTATGtctctgtgcgtgtgtgtgtgtatgtgatctagagagagagagagcactgtttccttttctttgcttTGCTTATTGCAAGCAGCACATTTGGAAAAGTTTCCTACATAATACAATGAAAATTCTACAAATTTGGCCTTCATTATTCACCGTTGTTCGCAGTAGCCAACATTGGAGGTAAAATTGAATGTGGTACCTTATTTTAAGTGCGGATGACCGCCAACAGCAACTGGTACCATTTGGTCGACCGGGGTTATTTTCCTTTCTGATGGTATAAAGCAGATGTGTGTTTTAAGTCCGATTGTCTTTGATAGGTGCCCTATTTATGGGTAATTTAGGCAGTTAAACGTGACGTATTTAAACTTCAGACCCCTTCAAAAGTTGAGCTTGTTTTGTATGAAATTCTCGATATGTATTTTGGCTTCAAGATGAGGGGTTCTTGATCTTCTTGGGTGCAAGAACTAACAGTTTGTGAGAACTCATAAGGATCTTTTTGAGCCGTCTGATCAATTCTGGAAgatggaaaaataaatttttagtatCAATCTATTTAATTGTGAAATTACTTTTCCTGCAATAATAGGTGAACGTTTAGGCCTTACGTGACTGGGTTGGGAGATTATTCCGCTTGGGCACATCATACCAAACGTTAGATGTGCCTGCATATATGCATCCTGGTGATAGATTAGACTGAACCGAATAGAATGATATATCCGTCCTTCACACATTAAAAAGTTGGCCTTCgcgatatcaaaattttttatatttggtcAGTTTCATTTTTACTGCGGAACTGGGGAACGAGGTCTACCATTCATGGCCGGAGGCCTGTGCATTTTAGTGGAACTGCGAACGGCATGATTTCTTGGGCAGACCTTTTCGCCATTTTAGATCGGTAGGCAGGCAAAGAAATCCGCTAAGACGTCCATTATTTCCACCAACTAGCGCCGTCGGTGAGCCTGTTGAGCCTTCGACGACCTTGACCTTCTTCAATTTTCCGGTGAACCGCAAAGTTCAATCATGCAAAGAAATTATGGTGAAACTTACCACAGATGCACTTGCACAGAGTATACAGAAGGTTAATACAACGCAAGGTCTCCTTTTCCCTAAAAAATTTGATGAGCAAAAAATGGCAAGCAAAGTGGGGAATTCAAGCTTCGTAGCCTCAAGAATGAATCATAAAGCACCGTTACCCCAAAAAGAAAACGATCTGGACGATATCATTTTGGCTTTTAAAAATAATGGTGGCGTGGTGCTACTTGCTATGTCGTGGGGTGGCAAGAGATAAGAACAATAACAAGAACGATAAAGGAAAATTATTAGTCAGCTTCAACCACACTCAAGAATCATGCTTTTCTGCAAAGTGCTTTTCCCTCTTTCTATAATATACAGATAATGTTTCTTTACAAGCCCTTTCTGCAGGTGTCCCACACTCTTGCCTCAGTGCGCGCCCTCTAGGTTGATAGAAGTATTAGAGTTAACCAAAATTTGTCTTAAGCAATAAGGAGACTTTCTTACTGGAGAGCCACAATCATCGGGTTCTATGCTATTTCTccatcataaaagaaaaaggggtgCATGTTcaaagcagaaaaaagaagacaacaaCCTCAGGCATGATCCTGCACTCCTCTTTTTTCCTTGTAATTATTGTTGTTGATTCCTGCATTATGCTAATTTTCATTTCTCACGcgaagaaagaatgaaaaaataagcgTAGCAGATACCTGAAGTCATTCCCTGCTTCATCCCACGGTTTTATGCTGCCTTGTGCTTTTTGGTTTCGTTTTGCGCATTAGACCTGTGTACTTCACTCACACGAGTTCAAACAAAGTGAAACCGTAATGTACGAACAACTGCGTCATATATTGAAAAGTTGGCCCTTGACAAAGAAAACAGAGCTGGTCATACAAGGCCTCTACACGTCCATATTCCAAATACTTTGCATAACTAAACTTGTTACATACTTATCCAACATGGGTACCAAATCGATTCTAAAACCACCGATCCTCAATCATCTAATAGCCAAGCTAAATGAAGCTTCTGTCCTGCAAATTAGCTGCAGTCACATATACTCCCAATTCTCCGATCAAACTTTAGTAAAACAGCGCATCACCAGCCAGCGGTTCCTGTCCTTGAGCTCAATGATTCAAGGCCAGCAAACTGAAAGAAACGATGTGTTATCAGCAACAGCATGAGAAAAGCAACCTGTAGCTGCTTTTGTCCTCTTGAGTGGATGTGAAAGTGCCGTTTGAGAGTGGGAGTAGCATGCTTCTGCAACTTACAGTCACGCCCCTTTTCGGTGCTTTTAGCGATTGGCGTATGGTGTAACACGTATACTGCACAGGTAGTGCCCTCCACGCCAATCCAATCCCGGCCACGCTTTTGAAGTGCGCATCCACTATCCAACTACTGAGTACGGCTTTTGCCTTCAGAAGTGAAGAATTTTACTTTCCCTGATAGCATCAAGAACGGTATTGCCATTGTTCTGGATAAGCTGGATCGGGAATGATGATGGGTTATATTTCATGACGGCTTTGGCAGAGTTTGTTTCAActttaaacatgaaaaagagaaaaagaaaaacaaataagatatTGAGCATCAAATGGAAGGATTGCGAGCCATGTGTCTGCATTTTCGGAGAAAGCCAGCAATATCATGTGCCCCCACCTGGGCTAGCCATGTTAAAGAAAACTCACTTTCTTAAGACTAATATTCCAATGTCAATAAGATGCATGCGCATTCTATGAATCGTCTCGTTTTACCCACTCAGCAGTCCTTTGTTCATGAGCGTTCTGCATAGCAATCAtaggaaaggaaaagggagggggGCCTGCCTGATCAGTGTTGAACTCTATAAAGGGAGCTTCCCCTCTTATTGCAGAAcacacaaatatcatttggtgagggagagagagagcgagatggCATCGAGTGAAGGAAATTACATAACTCTCGATCAAGCTCTCAGTGAAGAAGCAGCTGCAACAGAAGAAGCTGGGGCTGCGGTGAAGAAGGTCTTGGTTGCGGTTGATCACAGTGAAGGCAGCTTTCTTGCACTTCGTTGGGCACTAGACCACCTATTTGCAGatgaaaaccaagattttggaaGTTTGATTCTTCTGCATGCTCAACTACCATTCAAGCACAAAGCTCATCCTGCTGGGACAGGTATTAAAACTCGTCCAATTTCAAGTATTTTCACTTTAACATAGGCATCATATTTTGCATGAAATGAAACTCAATAGCTGGTACCTATGGAAAGGGAATGATTTACAAACTTTA
This window of the Nymphaea colorata isolate Beijing-Zhang1983 chromosome 2, ASM883128v2, whole genome shotgun sequence genome carries:
- the LOC116247891 gene encoding uncharacterized protein LOC116247891, whose product is MSVLHSNHRKGKGRGACLISVELYKGSFPSYCRTHKYHLVRERESEMASSEGNYITLDQALSEEAAATEEAGAAVKKVLVAVDHSEGSFLALRWALDHLFADENQDFGSLILLHAQLPFKHKAHPAGTAVDETQTVVESVKKDQEHIAGMLLERAASECNQKHVRAELRTAEGEPKEVICEVAEQLHADLVVVGSRGLGTIKRAFLGSVSDYVAHHAKCPVLIVKPPKRKHQHDQHMATA
- the LOC116247647 gene encoding uncharacterized protein LOC116247647; amino-acid sequence: MAMESSQEAKLFEKEAEEEEKHEEEIERTEVKVLIALDESEGSLHALNWALDHLFGNAGSRDLRSLTILHVIQPFPQYFCPGGPGVYVTPMVVDSVIKSQEQHSAALLRRTSTMCSEKHVRAETLKKEGEPKEAICQVVEQIHADLVVIGSRGLGTIKRAVLGSVSDYVAHHAKCPVLIVKPPK